In Streptomyces paludis, the genomic stretch CCGGGCCGAGGATCTGCGGGAGCGGCTGCGGGTGTGGGGTGTGGACGACGACAGCACGGTCGTCGTCCACACGCGGCAGAGCCCCGCCGTCGCCACCCGCGCCTGGTGGGTCCTGCGCTGGGCCGGGGTGGCGGATGTGCGCTATCTGAACGGGGGTCTGTCCGCCTGGCGGCGGATCGGCGGCGCGCTCGACACCGGGGTGCCCCCGCCGGGCGCGGGCACGGCCGTCGTACGGACCGGGTCGCTGCCGCTGCTGACCGCCGAGGAGGCCGGCCGGCTCGCCGCCGCCGGGCATCTCCTCGACGCGCGCGCCACGGAGGCATACGTGGGCGACCCGCACCGTACGGGAACCGGCCACATCCCCGGCGCGCACACCGTCCCCGGCTCGCACAACTTCGCCGACGGCGAGCTGGCCGGCCCCGCCACACTGAGCGCCCTGTACGCCGCGCACCTGGACGGACGCGCGGTGGGCGCGTACTGCGGCAGCGGGGTGTCCGCGACGACGACCGTGCTGGCACTCGCCTCCCTGGGCATCGAGGCGGCGCTGTACCCCGGCTCGTGGTCCGCCTGGATCACCGATCCCGCGCGGCCGGCCGCGACCGGGGCCCGGCCGGGCGGCGCCCACCCACCGCCGGCACGGTGACCCCGGGAGGAGCCGGGGCGCCGTGCCCCCGGCAACGCCCCGGGGGCACCGCGCCCCAGCTCCTCAGCCCCGGTCGACCACACCGGGGCCGCCCGACAGATCGCCGGTGAACAGGCCCCGCAGCTCCGCCTCCTCCTCGGCCGTCGGGGTCCACCGGGAGGCCAGGACGTTCTCGTCGAGCTGCGCCGGACCGGTCACCCCCGCGATCACACTGGTGACCGTGGGCTGGGCCAGCAGCCAGCCCAGCGCCGCCGTCCCGGGGCTGATGTCCCGGTCACGGGCGAACTGTTCGAACTTCGCCAGCGCCTCCCAGGGCGCCGATCCCAGCAGATAGCGCTTGAGATTGGTGATCTTGGCGTCGTCCGGCGCGTGCCCCGCCGAGTACTTGCCGGTGAGCAGCCCGTTCTGCAACGGGAAGTACGGGATGAAGCCCAGCCCGTGGTGGCGCAGCGCCGGGATCAGCTCCTCCTCCGGCTTGCGCCACAGCAGGCTGTACTCGTCGGTCGTCGACACGAACCGGCTGAACCCCCGCGCCCGCGCGATGTGTTCCGCGTCGACGAGCTGCCACGCCCTGAAGTTCGACGCGCCGATGTACCGCACCTTCCCCGCCCGCACCAGCGAGTCGAGCGCCGACAGGGTCTCCTCGACCGGGGTGAACGGGTCGGGGAAGTGGATCTGGTACAGGTCGATGTAGTCGGTACGCAGCCGCCGCAGCGACTCCTCGACCGCGGCGACGATGTACTTGCGGGACCCGGGCCGCGCATAGGCGGCGCCGCGTTCGCGGTAGAGGTTCAGCCCGAACTTGGTGCCGATGACGACCTGTTCGCGGCGGGCACCGAGCGCGGCGGCGAACAGCTCCTCGCTCAGGCCCGGCCGGTCGCCGTACCCCTCCGCGAGGTCGAAGTAGGTGACACCGAGCCCGATCGCCCGGTCGACGATCGCGGTGACCGCCTCCTGGCCGCTCGCGCGCATGCCCGACCGGCCGAAGGTGCTGGCACCGATACCGATCTCGGACAGAACGAGGCCCGAGGTGCCGAGTTGGCGATGGCCTTCGGGGAGTCGGTAAATGGGGGACACTGCTCTCCTTCCTCAGAAATCGTCGGTGTCCAGCAGACCTTGCAGGGTCGAGGACTCGTACGCGGTCCGGAAGATGCCGCGGCGCCGCAGCTCCGGGACGACGAGGTCGACGAAGAGATCGGCCGGACCGCGGTGGTACGGGGGGAACAGCTGGACCCCGTCGAGGACTTCCTCCTCCAGGTTCTCCTCCAGCCAGTCGGCGATGGCCTTCGCGTCACCGACCACGGCCGGCTGCTGTTCGTGCCGGGACCGCTGCACGTAGTGGTACAGCTCGCGCAGGCTCGCGTCCTCACCGATCTGGGTGGTGAGGATCTGCCGCAGCAGCTCCCGGTCGTTGGCCGTGTCCCGGGCGCGGTCGCTGATCAGCGGCCGCAGCGCGTCGTCCGCGATCGCCTCGATGTCGACCACGTCGAGGACGCGCTCGCTGTCGCGGACCCGCGACAGATCGATACCGAGAGCCCGGGAGAACGCGGCCGGCAGCGCCTGTTCCAGCTGAAAGGCGTTGATCTCGTTGAACTTCGCACGCGCCTCCCGGGCGGTGCCGGCGAGATGGAAGGTGATCCCCGGGATGATCTTGAACTTGTCGGGGTCGCGCCCGTTGGCCGCGACCCGCTCCTTGAGCCTGCGGTACTCCTCCTTGCCCCGGCTGATCCCGAAGTACGGCGAGAACCGCACCTGCGCGAAGTCGGCGCCGTACCGCAGGGACTCCTCGGAGAGCCCCACCTGGACGACCGGGATGTGGCGCTGCACCGGCGGCGGGACGTTCAGCGGGCCCCGGACGTCGAAGTGCTCGCCGTGAAAGTCCGTTTGATGCCAGGACCCGGGCCTGATCAGGGTGCCGCCGGCCCGGTCGTCCAGAAGGAAGTCGTCGTCCCAGCTCTCGTACAGCAACCGGTTGACGACGGTGGTGAACTCCCGGGCGCGCGCGTACTTCGTCTCCTCCGTCGGCACCGGGTTCTTGCCGTAGTTGCCGGCCGGGTCGCCGTCGCGGTCGATGCCGAAGACGACGTTCAGCGCGGTGCGTCCCCGGTTGAAGTGGTCCAGGGTCGCCAACTGCCGTGCCACGGCGTACGGATGCTCGAAGGAGGAGTTCACCGACATGACGAACCCGAGGTTCCGCGTGATCGCCGCGGCGTGACCGGCGTAGACGAAGTTGTCCCAGCGGTAGATCCGGTTGAGCCGGTCCGGCTCGCTGCCCAGGGCGCTGCCGGCGAAGACATAGTCCAGTGTGCCGCGCTCGGCGGTCCGGGCGATGTCCAGGATCACACCGGGGTCGCGCAGACCGGAGTTGGTCGCCTCCGGCAGCCGCCAGGCGTCCAGGTCCCAGCCCGTACCGTACGCCGCCAGACCGAGGCGGAGCTTGCGACGGCCGCTCATACCGGTCGTTCCTCCTGATCCGTCGTGGTGAAGCTGTTCGGGGGGATGTCCAGCCCGAAGTGGCCCCGGAAGGTGTCGCTCGTGTACTCCGTGCGGTACACACCGCGCTCCTGGAGGATCGGGACCACCTCGCCCGTGAAGCGCTCCAACTGCTCCCACAGGAAAGGCGTGCTCACGTTGAACCCCTCGGCGGCGCCCTGGTCGAACCAGTAGATCAGGGTGTCCGCGACCTGCCCGGCCGTACCGATCACCAGGGGGAAGTTCCCGGCGATCGACGCCGCCAGCACATCCCTGACCCGGACGCCCCCGTTGTCCACGGTGCGGCCGGTACGCTCCGCCACGAGCGTCAGCAGCCTGCGGCCGTAGGCGTTGAGGTCCGCGGCGGTGTCCGGCTTGACGGCGCCGTCGATGCCGGCCGGCCGCAGATCGGCGCCGACCCGCTCCGACAGGGAACGCACACTGCGGAACCCCTTGGGCAGCGGGAACGGGGACGCGCTGATCCGGGCCCCCTCGGGACCCGACCAGAACGCCTCGTCCTGGTCGCCCTCGACGATGTCGTCGTCGTACGGCAGCAGCGCGTTCAGCTCCTCGTACAGCTCGACCGCCGCCGCCCGGGTGTCACCGATCAGCGGGGTGATCCCCGGCAGGAAGAAGATCGGGTCCACGCGTCCCCGCAGGCGCTCGGCCCGCTGCCGTACATCGGTGTTGAACGCGAGCGACTCCGCCGGTGTGGCGGGTCCGGTGAAGTTGATGTCGGCCCACTTCGCGGTCAGTTCGCGGGACTGCTCGGAGGCCCCCGCGTACAGCAGCGGGACATGGCCCTGCGGCGGACGCTCCAGCGGCAGTGTGCCGGCCACCTGGAAGTGGGTGCCCTGCCAGTCGAGCCGGTGGATCCTGCTCTCGTCGACGTAGCGCCCGGTCCGCTTGTCCTGGAGATAGGCGCCGTTCTCGACGCTGTCCCACAGCCGCCGGACGACATGGATGAACTCGTCCGCCCGCTCGTACCGGGCCGTGCCGCCCAGGTCCGGCAGGCTGAAGTTGCGCGCGGCGAGGTCGGAGGCGCCCAGCACCACGTTCCACGCGAGCCGTCCGCCGCTGAGGTGATCGAGGGAGGCCGTCAGCCGCGCCAGGATGTACGGCTCGTAGAACGTCGGGTGCGCCGTCACGACGAGCCCGATCCTCGATGACTGGAGGGCGAGTTGGGAGGCCAGGGTGAAGGGTTCCAGACGTCCGGTGTTGTGTGTGGTGATCCACTGTTCCGCGGCGAGGTCACCGGGCAGTGTGTCCCCGAGGAAGAAGAAGTCGAACTTCGCGTCCTCGGTGAGCCGCAGCGCCTTCGTCGCGTACTCCAGCTCGAAGGCGTGCGCGGTGGGCGCGTCCGGATGCCGCCAGCCGCCCCAGTGTGTGCCGTTGAGCCAGTGCATATAGCCCAGATGGAGCTGTCGCTCGGGCATGGTGCGTGTTCCTTCCAGTTGCGGTTCTCTACGAGGACAGCGCCGCGCCGGCCGTGGCGGCACCGGGGATCGATGCCAGCAGCCGCTTGACGTAGTCGGTCCGTGGCGCGGTGAGGACGTCCAGGGCGGTGCCGTGCTCGACGACATGTCCGTGGCGCAGGACGAGGATCTCGTCGGAGACCTCGGCGATCACCCCGAGGTCGTGCGAGACAAAGACGTAGGTCAGCGCCAGTTCGCGCTGGAGTGTGCCGAGCAGGTCGAGGATCTGGCGCCGTACGGTCACATCGAGGGCGGAGACCGGCTCGTCCAGGATGACGACGTCCGGCCGGGGCGCCAGCGCGCGGGCGATGGCCACCCGCTGCCGCTGGCCGCCGGAGAGTTCGGCCGTGTACCGGTCGGCGACGGACGCGGGCAGACCGGTGACGTCCAGCAGCTCGGTGATTCTGCCGGCACGTTCCCGCGCCGTCCCGTACCGGTGGCCGGTGAGCGGTTCGCCGAGGATCGCGCGGACCGTGGACCTCGGATTCAGGGAGGCGTACGGGTCCTGGTAGACCATCTGCACCGTGCGGTAGAGACCGGCCTGGCCGGCTCCCCGCCGGTGGTGGACGACCGGTTCGCCGTCGATCTCGGCCGAGCCCGTGTCCGCCGGGGTCAGACCGGCGAGGATCCGTACCAAGGTCGTCTTGCCGGAACCCGATTCACCGACGATCCCCAGGGTGGTCCCCTTGCGCACCCGGAACGAGGCACCGGCCAGCGCGGTGACCGGCTCCGCGCCCCGGCGGGCGGTGAAGGTCCTGCCGATCTCCTTCGCCTCGACGGTGACCGGGGCGTCCGCGGGCACGGTACGTGAGTACTCCAGCCGGGCCTCCGCGGTCCGGGAACCGGAGAACCCGAGGGAGGACGAGCGCAGGAGACGCTCCGTGTACGGGTCGCCCGGCGCGGCGACGACCTCGTCGGTCGGCCCGCCGCGCACGATCCGCCCGTCCTTCACCACGGCGATACCGTCGGCCCGTTCGGCTGCGACCCCCAGATCGTGGGTGATCAGCAGGATCCCGAGCCCCTCGGTCTCCACCAGGCTCGACAGCAGATCGAGGATGGTCCTCTGCACCGTGACATCGAGCGCGGTCGTCGGTTCGTCGGCGATCAGCAGCCGGGGCCGGGTGCTCATCGCGGCGGCGATCAGTACCCGCTGGCACATTCCGCCCGACAGCTCGTGCGGACGGCGGTCGTACAGCCGGGCGGGATCGCGGAGTCCCACCTTCGCGAAGAGGTCGATGACCCGCTCGCGGCGCTCCGCGCGGGACGCCAGTTTGTGGGCGCGCAGCGGCTCCCCGGCCTGGACGCCGACGGGCAGCAGGGGGTTCAGGCCGAGCAGCGCGTCCTGGGGGATGTAGCCGATCTCCTTGCCGCGTACGGCCCGGTACTGCCGTTCGGACAGGCCGGTGAGCGCCCGGCCGCCGAGGACGACCTCGCCCGCGGTGATCCGCCCGTTCCCGGCGAGGGTCCCGGTGATGACCCGGCCGAGGGTCGACTTGCCCGACCCGGACTCGCCGACGACGGCCCGGATTGACCCCTCGGGGACGTCCAGACTCACCTTGTCGAGCACGGGGGTGGCGGCGCGGCCGGGCAGCGCGAACTCGACACTCACCCCGCGCAGCCGCAGCAGCGGTGTGCTCTCGCGGTCAGGCGACGGCACTGGTCCTCCCTCGGTTGAACGATCTGCCGACGCGGTAGACGGCGAGTACGGTCAGCACGATCACCAGGCCGGGCAGCAGGCTCAGCCACCACTGGACGCCGATGAAGGTGCGGCCCTCGGCCACCAGCAGGCCCCACTCGGGGGTCGGCGGGGGCGCGCCCAGTCCCAGGAAGCTCAGCGCGGCGACGGTCAGGACCGCCGTGCCGATGTCCATCGTCGCCGCGGCCAGCACCGAGCGGGACGCGTTGGGCACCACATGCGAGAACAGCCTGCGCACATAGCCGTGTCCGGCGAAGACCGAAGCCTCGACGTACGTGGCGTTGCTGACCCTGAGCACCTCGGACCGCATCAGCCGGGCGAATCCCGCCGTGCTGTTGATGCCGATGGCGATGGCGATGTTGAGGGTCCCGCGGCCCAGGGCGGAGATGATCGCGAGGGAGACGATCAGGCTGGGCACCGCGAGCATGATGTCGATGATCCGCATCAGCACGCTGTCGGTCCTGCCGCGCAGCGCGCCGGCCACGAGACCGATCAGCGAGCCGCTCACCAGCCCGATGGCGACGGCGATCAGGGCCGCCTGGAGCGACAGCCTCGTGCCCCACACGGTGCGGGTGAACTGGTCACGGCCGAAGTCGTCGGTGCCGAAGAGGTGGTCGAGGCTCGGCGCGAGCAGCATCCGCGCCCCGTCCTGCCGCAGCGGGTCGTCCGGCGCGAACAGGCCCGGGTGGATCGCGGCGGCGAGGATCACGGCGATCCACACGTACGCCAGGAGGAGTCCGGGCGAGCGGAGCAGCCGGGCCGGCCGTCCGCCGAGCACCGACGAGCGCCGGGCCGGCTGTCCGGACGGCTGCCCGGCCGGTGGCTCGGACGGCTTCACTTCGAGGGCCGCCATGTCATCCCTCCCATCGGATGCGCTTGTCGAGCAGGGGGTAGAGCGCGTCCACGACGAAGTTCACGACGACGAAGATCACCGCGCTGATGGTCACCGCGACCAGGACGACGGGCATGTCACGGCCGTTCACGGCGTCCACCACGAGCCGGCCCACCCCGAGCCGGGAGAACACCGTCTCCGTCAGCACCGTCCCGCCGACCATCACACCGACGGTGGTGCCCAGCGAGGTGATGACCGGCAGCGCGGCGTTCCGCAGGGCGTGCCGGACGACGATGTCGAACCGGCTGAGCCCCCAGTTGCGGGCCGTCTCGATGTACGGGGAGGTGAGCGCGGAGCGGAGGTTGGCCGTGAGCAGCTGGGACACACTGCCGCCCCCGGCGACCGCGAGGGCCACCGAGGCGATGAGCAGTCCGCCGAACCCCTGGTCGCCGACCGCCTTGATCCAGTGCAGCTGAAAGGCGAACACCTGGAGCAGCAGGAGCCCGACCAGGAAGGGGGGCAGTGACACCGCGACCGGCGGCAGCGAGATCAGCAGCTCGCGCGCCCACTTCCAGTCGGTCAGCTCGATGACCACCGACAGTGTCACGCCCAGCACAACGGCGAGGAGCAGCCCGAGAAAGGCCAGTTGGAGCGTCTGCGGGAAGGACTCGAAGTACACCTCCACCGCCGGCCTGCGCTGGTAGACGCTCTGGCCGAAGTCCCCGCCGAGGGCGCCGCTCAGCGCGTCCCAGTACTGCACATGGACCGGGCGGTCCAGACCGAGCAGCTCGCGCTGCTCGGCCAGGAGCTGCTTGACATCGGCACCGTCGGCGCCGGCCGTGAGACCGCCCGCCGCGTCGCCGGGCACGACGTACAGCAGGAAGAACGCTCCGGTGAAGGCGCCCCACACCACGATCACGCCGTACAGGAGCCGCAGACCGTATCGTGCCACGGGGCTACTTCTTCGCCAGCCAGGCATTGATCAGATACTGGTCGAGACCGACGGGCTTGATGTCGTGCAGCCGCGGCGAGTACGCCCAGATGTCGATGTCGTTCGACACCGGTATCTCGTACGCCTGCTCCACGAGGATGTGCGATGCCTGGTCGACCAGCTTCTGCCGCTCGGCCTGGTCGATCGTCTGGTTCTGCTCCTGGAGGAGCCGGTCGAGCTTCTTGCCCGTCTTGTCGTCGTCCGCGATGAAGCTGCGGTTGGACCCGGTGGTCTTGCCGTAGTTGGCGCGCAGGACGTCCGGGTCGGGCGACGAGGCGTACCAGTAGGCGATGTCGTACTCGCCGCTGAGCAGCTTCTCGTTGGCCTCGGCGGGCAGCGGCGGGTCGAGGACGAGTTCGATACCGAGCTTCTTCCACTGGTCCTGGAGCACCTGCCAGCCCGCGTCGTCCGCCGGCACCCGCAGCGACAGCCGCTCACCGGCGGCGTTGACCCGGATGCCGTCCTTGCCGGTCTTCGTCCAGCCGGCCTGCTTCAGCAGCGACTTGGAGCGCTCGGGGTCGTACTTCAGCAGCGCGCTCTGGTCGGAGTGGTAGGGGTTGTCCTTGCTCAGCGGGCCGGTCGCGGGCTCGTCGATACCACCCGAGTCGATCTTCACGAACGCGTCCCGGTCGACCCCGGACTGGAGGGCCTGGCGTACCCGTACGTCCTTGAGGAACGTGGACGAAGTGTTCACCGGGAGTTCGGTGCCGGTCGCCGGGTTGAGCGTCTTCGAGATGGTCAGCCCGGCGCTCTCGAACTGCGGGAGGTACTTCGCGTTCACCCAGTAGATGAACTGGAGTTCGTCGCCGCCGATGACCGCGCCGTTGCGGACCGAGTCCTCCGGGATGATCTTGTAGACGACCTCGTCGAGATAGGCCGGCCCGTCGTGGTCGAAGTACTTCGGCGCCCAGTCGTAGTCGGCGCGCTTCTTCAGGACGATGCGCTGGTTGGGGACGTACTCCTCCAGGTAGAACGGGCCCGAGCCGTCCAGCCAGTTCTGCCGCTTCTCCACCGGGAGCCGGGCCGTCTTCTCCGAGACGATGCCGCCGTACGCCCGCGAGAGCGAGACCAGGAAGGCCGCGTTGGGCTCCGCGAACTCGACGGTGACCTTGTGCTCCGAAGGCGTTTTGATCGTGCGGATGCCCTGCACGACGGTCTTCGCGCTGGAGTGGATGCCCGGCCGGTTCAAGCTCTCCAGATTGGCCTTGACGACCTTCGCGGTGAGCTTGGTGCCGTCGTGGAAGGTGACGTCGTCACGCAGCTCGAACGAGTACACCCGCGCGTCGTCACTCACCGTCCAGCTCGTCGCGAGCCACGGCTCGACCCGCTTGGTCTCGGGGTTGTAGAACACCAGGGAGTCCGCCAGCGCGCGGGCGACCGTACGCCACACCTGGTTGACGACGGCGGCGTCGACACCACCGGGGTCGGCGCCGAGACCGATGTTGAGTGTGCCTCCGGAGCGGTCCTTCTTGGCCACCTGGGCTCCGGTGTCACTGCGCTCACCCTGTTCGCCGCCACCGCTGGAGCATGCGGCGGTGGCGAGGAGCGACAGTGTGGCGACCGCTGCGGCGAACTGACGCCGCGGGCGTGAAATGGACACGGCCTGTGGTTTCCTCTCGATCGGCCGGGGCGAGCGACCACTTCCGTGTCGCACATGACGGCAGACGCGCACAACACCGCGCGGCCGGCCCCGTCGCTGGCTCCGCCCCGGTTCCAACGGCTATATGTCGCAGCCGGGATGGTGGTTCGGAGATGTAAAAAAGCTAGTAGCTGGGTACGAGTTCTTCGTAGCCGATATGTTGACACGGAAGTTTCTGAAGTATCGTGACAACAATGTTGCAGTCTCCTGAACGGGGAAGCCGGCGTGGTGTTCGACAGGAAATACAGCGACGGGGTACGGCAGCGCGCGGTCGAGCGCGTGCTGCAACGGCGCCGTGACGAGCCGGAGAACCGCTCGATCGTCCGCGAGGTGGCCGAGGAGTTCGAGGTCGGCCCGCAGTCCCTGCGCAAGTGGCTCGCGCGGTACGACGACGGAAGTTACGAGTACGACTCCGCGGACGGCCACGCCGACGCCTGGGAGCCGGCCCGTACCGCCTCCACCGCCCCCGGCGGCCGTCAGCGCGGCTCCGGCCGGCGCGAACTGCTCGCCAGGATCGAGGAGCTGGAACAGCTGATCGCCGTCCTGCGGGAGGACAACCGCTCGCTCACCCGCGTGGTGTCGCTGCTGGCCGACCAGTTGCGGACGGCGACCACGGGCGGTGTCCCGACCCCGGACTCCGCGACCGGTCACACACCCCACGCATCCCACTCGCCTCACGCACCCCACTCACCGCGGTCCTAGCACCGGGAGCGGAGCTGGCTAGAATCCCATGATGAGCGACAGAGTGACCGTGATCAGCAATCTGCACGGCCGGACCACCGACATACGCGGCCGCTACCTCATCGGCGGCCCCGGGTTCGAGATCGTGTCGGACGGCTCGGTGCGCAGCGGCGGACCGGGCGAG encodes the following:
- a CDS encoding sulfurtransferase, producing MSATELDAALRAGAKVVVLEVGRETGEHTEARRSYLAGHLPGAYFVPFEEDLIGPPEAGAGAGPLPRAEDLRERLRVWGVDDDSTVVVHTRQSPAVATRAWWVLRWAGVADVRYLNGGLSAWRRIGGALDTGVPPPGAGTAVVRTGSLPLLTAEEAGRLAAAGHLLDARATEAYVGDPHRTGTGHIPGAHTVPGSHNFADGELAGPATLSALYAAHLDGRAVGAYCGSGVSATTTVLALASLGIEAALYPGSWSAWITDPARPAATGARPGGAHPPPAR
- a CDS encoding ABC transporter permease encodes the protein MARYGLRLLYGVIVVWGAFTGAFFLLYVVPGDAAGGLTAGADGADVKQLLAEQRELLGLDRPVHVQYWDALSGALGGDFGQSVYQRRPAVEVYFESFPQTLQLAFLGLLLAVVLGVTLSVVIELTDWKWARELLISLPPVAVSLPPFLVGLLLLQVFAFQLHWIKAVGDQGFGGLLIASVALAVAGGGSVSQLLTANLRSALTSPYIETARNWGLSRFDIVVRHALRNAALPVITSLGTTVGVMVGGTVLTETVFSRLGVGRLVVDAVNGRDMPVVLVAVTISAVIFVVVNFVVDALYPLLDKRIRWEG
- a CDS encoding ABC transporter substrate-binding protein, encoding MSISRPRRQFAAAVATLSLLATAACSSGGGEQGERSDTGAQVAKKDRSGGTLNIGLGADPGGVDAAVVNQVWRTVARALADSLVFYNPETKRVEPWLATSWTVSDDARVYSFELRDDVTFHDGTKLTAKVVKANLESLNRPGIHSSAKTVVQGIRTIKTPSEHKVTVEFAEPNAAFLVSLSRAYGGIVSEKTARLPVEKRQNWLDGSGPFYLEEYVPNQRIVLKKRADYDWAPKYFDHDGPAYLDEVVYKIIPEDSVRNGAVIGGDELQFIYWVNAKYLPQFESAGLTISKTLNPATGTELPVNTSSTFLKDVRVRQALQSGVDRDAFVKIDSGGIDEPATGPLSKDNPYHSDQSALLKYDPERSKSLLKQAGWTKTGKDGIRVNAAGERLSLRVPADDAGWQVLQDQWKKLGIELVLDPPLPAEANEKLLSGEYDIAYWYASSPDPDVLRANYGKTTGSNRSFIADDDKTGKKLDRLLQEQNQTIDQAERQKLVDQASHILVEQAYEIPVSNDIDIWAYSPRLHDIKPVGLDQYLINAWLAKK
- a CDS encoding aldo/keto reductase — translated: MSPIYRLPEGHRQLGTSGLVLSEIGIGASTFGRSGMRASGQEAVTAIVDRAIGLGVTYFDLAEGYGDRPGLSEELFAAALGARREQVVIGTKFGLNLYRERGAAYARPGSRKYIVAAVEESLRRLRTDYIDLYQIHFPDPFTPVEETLSALDSLVRAGKVRYIGASNFRAWQLVDAEHIARARGFSRFVSTTDEYSLLWRKPEEELIPALRHHGLGFIPYFPLQNGLLTGKYSAGHAPDDAKITNLKRYLLGSAPWEALAKFEQFARDRDISPGTAALGWLLAQPTVTSVIAGVTGPAQLDENVLASRWTPTAEEEAELRGLFTGDLSGGPGVVDRG
- a CDS encoding LLM class flavin-dependent oxidoreductase; translation: MPERQLHLGYMHWLNGTHWGGWRHPDAPTAHAFELEYATKALRLTEDAKFDFFFLGDTLPGDLAAEQWITTHNTGRLEPFTLASQLALQSSRIGLVVTAHPTFYEPYILARLTASLDHLSGGRLAWNVVLGASDLAARNFSLPDLGGTARYERADEFIHVVRRLWDSVENGAYLQDKRTGRYVDESRIHRLDWQGTHFQVAGTLPLERPPQGHVPLLYAGASEQSRELTAKWADINFTGPATPAESLAFNTDVRQRAERLRGRVDPIFFLPGITPLIGDTRAAAVELYEELNALLPYDDDIVEGDQDEAFWSGPEGARISASPFPLPKGFRSVRSLSERVGADLRPAGIDGAVKPDTAADLNAYGRRLLTLVAERTGRTVDNGGVRVRDVLAASIAGNFPLVIGTAGQVADTLIYWFDQGAAEGFNVSTPFLWEQLERFTGEVVPILQERGVYRTEYTSDTFRGHFGLDIPPNSFTTTDQEERPV
- a CDS encoding ABC transporter permease, with product MAALEVKPSEPPAGQPSGQPARRSSVLGGRPARLLRSPGLLLAYVWIAVILAAAIHPGLFAPDDPLRQDGARMLLAPSLDHLFGTDDFGRDQFTRTVWGTRLSLQAALIAVAIGLVSGSLIGLVAGALRGRTDSVLMRIIDIMLAVPSLIVSLAIISALGRGTLNIAIAIGINSTAGFARLMRSEVLRVSNATYVEASVFAGHGYVRRLFSHVVPNASRSVLAAATMDIGTAVLTVAALSFLGLGAPPPTPEWGLLVAEGRTFIGVQWWLSLLPGLVIVLTVLAVYRVGRSFNRGRTSAVA
- a CDS encoding dipeptide ABC transporter ATP-binding protein; translated protein: MPSPDRESTPLLRLRGVSVEFALPGRAATPVLDKVSLDVPEGSIRAVVGESGSGKSTLGRVITGTLAGNGRITAGEVVLGGRALTGLSERQYRAVRGKEIGYIPQDALLGLNPLLPVGVQAGEPLRAHKLASRAERRERVIDLFAKVGLRDPARLYDRRPHELSGGMCQRVLIAAAMSTRPRLLIADEPTTALDVTVQRTILDLLSSLVETEGLGILLITHDLGVAAERADGIAVVKDGRIVRGGPTDEVVAAPGDPYTERLLRSSSLGFSGSRTAEARLEYSRTVPADAPVTVEAKEIGRTFTARRGAEPVTALAGASFRVRKGTTLGIVGESGSGKTTLVRILAGLTPADTGSAEIDGEPVVHHRRGAGQAGLYRTVQMVYQDPYASLNPRSTVRAILGEPLTGHRYGTARERAGRITELLDVTGLPASVADRYTAELSGGQRQRVAIARALAPRPDVVILDEPVSALDVTVRRQILDLLGTLQRELALTYVFVSHDLGVIAEVSDEILVLRHGHVVEHGTALDVLTAPRTDYVKRLLASIPGAATAGAALSS
- a CDS encoding NtaA/DmoA family FMN-dependent monooxygenase (This protein belongs to a clade of FMN-dependent monooxygenases, within a broader family of flavin-dependent oxidoreductases, the luciferase-like monooxygenase (LMM) family, some of whose members use coenzyme F420 rather than FMN.) is translated as MSGRRKLRLGLAAYGTGWDLDAWRLPEATNSGLRDPGVILDIARTAERGTLDYVFAGSALGSEPDRLNRIYRWDNFVYAGHAAAITRNLGFVMSVNSSFEHPYAVARQLATLDHFNRGRTALNVVFGIDRDGDPAGNYGKNPVPTEETKYARAREFTTVVNRLLYESWDDDFLLDDRAGGTLIRPGSWHQTDFHGEHFDVRGPLNVPPPVQRHIPVVQVGLSEESLRYGADFAQVRFSPYFGISRGKEEYRRLKERVAANGRDPDKFKIIPGITFHLAGTAREARAKFNEINAFQLEQALPAAFSRALGIDLSRVRDSERVLDVVDIEAIADDALRPLISDRARDTANDRELLRQILTTQIGEDASLRELYHYVQRSRHEQQPAVVGDAKAIADWLEENLEEEVLDGVQLFPPYHRGPADLFVDLVVPELRRRGIFRTAYESSTLQGLLDTDDF